A segment of the Lycium ferocissimum isolate CSIRO_LF1 chromosome 10, AGI_CSIRO_Lferr_CH_V1, whole genome shotgun sequence genome:
TTAACTATTGGTTACATTTATATACAGGTTATCATACCATACCCCAAAAAACCATTTGAAGGGCCATATATAGAAGAAGTGAGAACAGCTCAGTTGGCGATCAACATCTCAAATGTGATAAAGTTCGATGCTGAGGGACTAGAAATAGGTCCAGATGGCATTCATCTCACAACCCCAGTACAAGTTCAACTTGGTCATATGTTTGCTCATGCTTTTCTTAGATTCAACAATTTTCACCTTTCGAAATAGGAATGTCTTCCCTTTTAATATATGCTCTTAATTTTTCAATTCAACTTTGTATACCAAACTCAGAAGCCTTGTTTATGTTGTTCCtttagacaatttttttttcccctccatattcttgaatttccttctaatcaattttgatttttcatcAATACAGTCTCTATTATGCTTAAGAATTTCTTCCcaatcaatttattttcataaatgcagttcctcttattcctaaacATGGTCAGATGAAATCATAAATGAGAAGGACAATTGTCAAACTAGTCATAGACATAATCAACACACCAAAGCTGGTATTTATATATGGTCGATCAACTACTATATAACTAAACAATTGTTGTCTTCCTAGAAGCTCaaagagcccaagtgaaagaagactatttgttCCAGCTGCTGACTAATGACTGAATTTTCCGTTTATTCTATCATAGACTTTTTAACACTTTCCGACAGCTGAATGATTAAACTTGATGAATACAAAATAAAGACGTAACAAACTTCAATTGGTGCACAGGCATATTGAGCAAGACTTTTTCAATAATTCAATGTGCACAGTATATCAGTTTAGATTAATGCACCCATTGTCAAGACAGATTAGTCAACATAAGGAATTTTTCCTCcaaaaaggtgagtttttaAAACTTGGACTATTTTAAAATTGTATGGGTTGAAAAGTGGCTGTTTATGAATTTTACCTACAAATTTAGGGATCAAACTTCCCAAAGCCTAGGGCATTTTTCTATGATTAACTAGTTGAAGAAAATGCAGAGTAGAGTAATCGCGGAAGCAAAATTAGCCTAGTGGCCAGTGGCGACTAATACCATATAACTCTTGACCATATGTACAAGTACAACGACAAAGTTAATCCCttcgtcccaaaaagattgtcttagtttgacttgaaagacaaagtttaagaaataaaggaagacttttgaaatgtatggtccaaaacaagccttagatatttgtgtggccgtaaatcatctcataaagttaaattatttctaaatatagaaagatgccaatctttttgggacagactaaaaaggaaaggaagacaaTCTTTTTAGAATGGAGAGAGTAAAAGTTTACAATAGTGATTGTGGTAATTCCTTGCTAAAATCTAGTAACATATAGTATAAATTTCAGTTTCACAGCCTCTTAGAAAGATCAGCATATTGCTCcatctaaaaaatataattcttGATTTTTAGCCACCAAGTTAGCCAGTTTTATTAAacgaaaaaaagaagatagttgtaTGTAGGACATTCAATCTAATCTCACAAGTTACAAAATAGAAGAAACAAACATCTTCTTTAAGTCAGCAATTTTATGGTTCATGCACTAATTCCATTCATGATGTATCTGTTTGAACCTGCCAAGTTAGGCAATTTCTCACCTTGAGATCTTTCCGAAATAAGAAATCAAGCTCAATAGTAGCATTTTCAACATGATCAGGAAGTACCGAAATATTGATGCACAAGCATCACTTGTATTCTCCTCTTAAATGTCATTGATAATCTCAATTATCTCAAAGTCTATATTAATGCACCTGGTTTTCTTGTTTAATTCATTGTAATAGATGGAACAAGTAACACAATTAATTCTATTAAGTTAtcccatttttcttttttctttgtccAATTATGGGTATTCTAATTAATATCTGGCGATTATTGCTTCGTCTACCACAAGAAGTGGACAAGTACGAGTGTACGACAATATCGAAAATGAGGTTGAAGACTATGTTCAAACTGAAGAAGAACTTACAAAATGCAACCGAAGAAATTTTGTTAATCTTGATGTTTATATCGGCTCTACTTTACTTAAGGTGGATTAGCAGTCGTAACAATCAAGATCATCTGCTTACAAATCGGAGCACTGACAAATTAAACAAACAAATATTCATATTAGCTGGACAAAGCAACATGGCAGGTCAAGGAGGTGTACACAACTTCTCTTGGGATGGTATTATACCTCGCGAATGTCAACCTAATCCAGATAATATTCTTCGATTGCGGGTAAATATGAAGTGGGAAATTGCACATGAACCCCTTAATTACGGGGTTGATTGTCTTCATAATTGTGGAATTGGTCCTGGAATGGCATTTGCTAATGCAATTCTTAAACAAGATCCAAATTTTGGGGTTATTGGATTAGTGCCATGTTCTAGGTCAGGTACTGGAATTCATGCATGGATTCGTGGGAATTTGCCTTATGATCAATTGTTAACAAAAGCTAAGGTTGCTCGTAGAGATGGAGGGACTATTAGAGGATTATTGTGGTATCATGGTGAGAGTGATTCAAAGTATAAGTACACTGCaagatattataaatccaaatTTATAAAGTTTATTCAAGACATACGTACCGACTTGAATTCTCCTCTGCTTCCTGTTCTTGTGGTAAACTATATTATacaaactttaatttttttcattcttttgattGATGTGCTAGGTTTCATTCAGTCATAATAGTTGCAAGTTGCAACCTTTCATGAACCTATACATGCTTTTGGACAAATTCTTAGCTTTAATAGGAGTAATTATTATTGGTTGTTTAGTTTAAAACCTGATTATTCTGGGTTTAAATCCAGGATTGTCTAGCTCACCTTTTTGTACGGGATAAGATAATCCCATGATTGTAGTATAAAATTTATCATGATTTTAACTAATACCCTCAACCAAACACAAAATAgatttaatcccaaattttatAGCAGGATAACTCACTTGTACTACTCCTGCTAATTTGAAAACCTTGTACTAGTGTTTTCTTTcaagttcttttttcttttcttttttgcaggtAGTTCTACATTATCCAAAACCGCCGTTTGTAGGAAAATTTGTGCATGTAGTGAGACAAGCACAGATGGATATTGAACTCCCAAATGTAATAAAGGTGGATGCTAATGGTCTACCAGTGGGTTCGGATGGTATTCATCTCACAACCCAAGCCCAAGTCCAACTTGGTAATATGATGGCTCAGGCTTTTCTCAACGCTAAATTTCAATCTGTAACATTTAATTCAAACAAGACTTATCATATGAAGTAGCTAGTAGTACctatccactttttttttttggttgttgtttagaTTATTACTTATGGTACTAAATTATTAGAAATCAAAATCTTCGGTTGTGTTTCTATTCCACCTCCTTTAGCTACAGCCAGCGTCATGCTCAAATTACCAAGTCTGCAGCAATCTACAATCCAATTCTGAATGTATGGTCGATAATACAAGTAAATCTGAACAACAATAATAACGCGAGCAGAACAAATTGCTAAAGATTACTAGTATGTCATTATCATGTAAACAAattactcagtacattgttgcCAAGTTAAGCTAACAACCAGCAAACGGTCCCTCTGTACACTTGAACAATGCCCCATATATACTTAAAGACCTTTTGCAGTATGTTACTAAAATGCAATTAATTTGGATTTGGAGCTACTTCAACTACCTTATTTTCCATCTTCATTGGCTGTCCCAAACTTTAAATGATTTAATCCATTAGCCTTGACATTCTTGCTTGTAGTGTTCCTCATAACTCTGTCGCGAAAAGTATTCATGTCATGTACtgcattagcataacaagacgGTGCTGTTGCAGACATCGACCACAGAGGTAGACTAGCCATGCTTTGTGGGCTATTATCACCTAAATTGATGGACTTGACTGGAAACTCGTGAATTAATCGATCACCAAGAAGTCTTTTAGACCCAATTAGCTGGTGTTTATCGTCCATTCCATAGTCTGTCTCATTAACTAGATTGACATTGTTTGCCTTGTAACTGTATGGATGTTGGATTGGTGGAAAAGGTCTCTGAATTGCATAAATGCCTGGTATGCTTTGGAGGTAGCTGAATTTCCTCTGAATGCTTACTACTAGATTGAGATCTTCAAGAACCTATAAGTAGTGAATCAGTTATCAGTGAAAGCACATGAATACCTccaaaaatgaagaataagCAAAAAATAGTAGAATTAAATGGTAGTATTAAGTAGGATTAAGTAGCGTTAAGAAGGAATAAATAGCGGTAAGTAAGAGATAAGAGACACCTTATTAAATGAGCCAAGCTGAATGATGCCTTCCCTAAGAGATATAATTGCAATAGTCTGCCCAAAAAACAGAAACTTCATAAATTATCATCTTTGAAAACGAAAAATGATGAAACAATGGGAACAATTCTATTTTGTCATTAACTGAACTTTCAGTACCTGAATGCCTGAATTAAACTGAACTCCCCAGGCTCTTGGTTGCTGGCAAAAAAAAGGCAAATATGGAGATGCaacaaatattaattttttgaagggaatgtacatatatatgtgaaaaatcactaaagtttcaataaatatttaaattttgaactCATAATTTCAAAAGCTCAAATCTTGAATTCGCCTCTGGCAAGGAAGGAATGAGGTCTTCGTGGTGCTTACAGGTTCAATGGACAGATTCCATGAGCAAATAAAGCTTGAATCTTTTTCATTTGAGGCATCTTTAAACACCCATCTGTGACTATTATCTGCTGCAACTTTGCCCACCAATCttcaaaatttattaaaaggttTAGTCATACTTTGCTTAGGGAACTGCAACTTATTCTTCTTACAAaatgaaagtgaaaaagaaGAACACAAAATCTCACCCTTCACCAAAAGAATAAACCTCATGAGACATTTTGAAGAAGATGTCAGGACCAAACTTTATCCTCCCATATTCCCTTTTGGATCTTTCACATTCATAAAAGTCACAGAAACCATCTTCCCAAACAAGAATCCTGAAatgaaatgtaaataaatagtCCATAAAAGATTACAAAACATACTTTTAATACCATACATTAGGTCAATACCAATTTCTCTTGTTTCCTTTAGCGCGATCAAGCAAGCTTCCTCCATGATCCCATCTGCAACAAAAGTAAAAAACAATTTAGTATGATATATTCATCTTGTGTAATTAGCAATGTTAATTGCCAggttaaataaatattttgctTACTTAGGTGGAGGATAGTTTCTGGGGACAATTCTCCAGAAAACAGCATAGACCCACTCAGAGCAAGTACAGAGACTTCTAAGTGTGTGCTGTAGTAGACAATTTAGCATGGGAAGTCCACCTTccattttttctagaaaacaaaaagaacataAGCTGCACAGTGTTActccaaatcacaatataatttGTAGAGAGAAAAATATGACTTTTAATGCCTTTAATATATGACTGTGGGAAGTGTGTGAAGGAAACTGATGAATTTAAGTGTGACATTCCTTACCAcagttttcttgtttttttttatacataagtaaagggcaaaatttatttggtttggttggcAAAGCGTCGGAGCAATAATAAAGTTGTTCAGGAAACCTTGGAGCAATATTAAAATTGTCTCCGTGTGACTTCCAGGTCATGGGTTTAAGTAGTGGAATTAGTCAGTGATGTGTGTGTCAAAGTAGGTTGTTTACATTACACACCTCGAGTGCGACCCTTCTCCGACCCTATGAACACTACAATGAATAACATTGTTGGTTATGTCAGAGTAGACTTGGCATGAATAACTTCAGTAAAATGTAAACTGAGTTTGGTACCAGAGAATATGATAGGCTCACACTGTTATTCTGCCATTTTTTTGATCGAACTCAGGGCGAAGCTAGGTAGGGATGAACCCCCTCAGCGAAAATCTACAGTGTATATACaggatttaattttttttttttatgtatatatcgTAGATGTTTCTTTGTgtatttacttcttcatattttttaatcCCATAGGTGAAAATCTTAGTTCCACCACTAAATTCGAACTAATAACTAAAAATGGCGTCCTTCACTTTTGAAGAGAGATCAAATATAACAAGTGCATTATCATTCAAATAAGCTTTACtattactttttatgttatagtGGTTAGAGTTTCGGGTTATTAAGTAAACTGTTATGTGCCACTATTACTTAGCATGTTAGAAGTTGCATGGTCTGAGTTCATAATTATGAATCCTTAACCAACTTTGTGTTCGCTTAATTAAAGATCACAAACCTGCACTCTCGTaccctttttgtttttatttttaatgccAATAGAGCATTTTATTCATCTCCAAAGTTGAGAGCCCTCTCGTACTGCAATTCCCTTGTTCATTTTATTCCACATTTTTTTCACAGTGGTCTCAGCTTGCGCGCACATTAATTGTCATATTGATGCCTATTAGCTCCCACGCACATGTAGCTGATAACTTTGTCTAATCCCCTTGTTCATTTTATTCCACATTTTTTTCACAGTGGTCTCAGCTTGCGCACACATTAATTGTCATATTGATGCCTATTAGCACAGATAACTTTGTCCATAATGTTAAGCAGATCGGAAAAAAATCACCCAACATTTACTCAAATCTAAACATTGGTCTACAATGATTTTCACTCCTTGACCGCTAGGCAACGCCCTAAGATGTGTACTGTACATTTTCTAATCTGATATAGCTATCACTTTTTTCCCTTTGCTTATCACGTGATTATAAAGACGTTTTATCCGTTATTCTGTGAACCTTGCCGCTAATATAGCACAGTTGAAACCCTTGTCTCTACCGTTCTGCACTAATATTTTCACCCTATAATTTAAGTCAAACCCTACATATTGAACTCTGCTCACAAAACAAAACCCCTTTTCGGATTAATAATCAGCAAACAAAACCCCTTCGGATTAATAATCACCAAATCATTTGGATAAATTGGCAACCCCTAAAAAGAGAACCAAAAGATTCCCAAGATTTGCACTTGGATAGGGTCAGCCCAATAAATGGTGGTCCTCCACCAATCTTCTCGAGTAAGTGACACTACGTCTATAATGAATTGGCTGAAAGTGACCCCTTTCCCCTTTTAAATGCAACCATTCATTGTTTACATTGCATCATTGTACAGACAATGCTTCTTTAAACACCCTTCTACAATAATGTTATGTACTGTCTGAGAAAGTACCAAATTTACACACAAATCATAATGGGTTGGATGGATGCCTATGTAGATCAAATATTATCCAGTCTGCTCAAGTTTACAATTAGATTTTTGACTTATTTCTAAACCATCATGCTTGTATTTTTATCTGTAATTAATTTGCTCAATTTTATCTTAGGGAGTTAGTCAATCACGAGTCTGCATGAGAAAACTGAGTGAAAGTTAGCGACCAAGAAGTGTTCAGTGTCGCATTAAAAATTTAAGTATGCAATGTATATTCTAATATCATATTGTTTGCTATAAATTGAATACTCACCGGGTGTCCTCAACGGTTGGTGGTGGTGTTTAATACTATAGGTGGGTACACTGCATAAATAATCCAATGACCCCTACGTACCTTATAAATGGGGTAAAATTCAAAAACATCAACTTTACCACTGTCATGAAGTTTTATATATGAAATCTGAAACTCCGAGGGGCAACAACATAACTAGGCCCCAAAATGTGCGTTCCCTGGAAGGCAGGTCTAAAGACTTGAAAATTACAAATTGGGTTGGAAAAGAGGCTATTCAGCTTTTAAAAGGACATGAATTTGTGACTGTCCAAGCCTCTCCCATAATAATTGCCCTACCTTCCTTATCTGTCAGGATAGAAGATTCCAATAACGACCTCTATTACTGCCCTTAAATTGATTCTAATCTCCAACAGTAAAACTCAACCCACTATGCTTAGATATCCCTTTCCATCATAATGGCAGATTTCACTTTCGTTTCACTGACACAGATTTCGACCAGCAGTCCAATAGTTATCAAGCAAATCTTTCTAGAAGCAGGAAATCGAAAACAGAAATGGGATAAAACAATTCATGGAAGTAGGGCCTTCCACCCTTCGAAAGATTAGTTTTCACTGCTCTAGGGTGCATGACAATTTATTGGCAAAAATCAATATGCAGCAGTTGACAATTGTCAAAAGAACTCCAGCACAGGGATATGCAACCTGCTAGCATCTACTAAGCTAGAATTTAATAAGAGTGGTTCAAGAATGAGCTCAGAATATGAATATTACATCCAGGGACTAGCGTACCCATTAATGAAAGAATCAAGATACGTGGCAGCTTCTAGGAGATCTAAGTTTTATAATCTAAGAATTCATCGATAATTATATATTCAATGGCATAACCCAAGCTCAGAAACCTATCCGGTGAAAAATACAGCTATCCAGGAAAGTTTGTAGCTAAAACAAATTCATTCCCCACCAAAAAACGCCCAATCTGCTTCGAACTTCAAGGTTTGGAAGCACTTCTCTCATCACTAGATGGCACTTTCTTCCCATAACGCTGTAGAAAGAAGTATTTCCaatcattttcaaaatattacgGCTAAAGTACAGAGATAATGGAGGCTTGGACAATGTAAAAAGATACCAATGTAATTAG
Coding sequences within it:
- the LOC132033415 gene encoding probable carbohydrate esterase At4g34215, producing the protein MGILINIWRLLLRLPQEVDKYECTTISKMRLKTMFKLKKNLQNATEEILLILMFISALLYLRWISSRNNQDHLLTNRSTDKLNKQIFILAGQSNMAGQGGVHNFSWDGIIPRECQPNPDNILRLRVNMKWEIAHEPLNYGVDCLHNCGIGPGMAFANAILKQDPNFGVIGLVPCSRSGTGIHAWIRGNLPYDQLLTKAKVARRDGGTIRGLLWYHGESDSKYKYTARYYKSKFIKFIQDIRTDLNSPLLPVLVVVLHYPKPPFVGKFVHVVRQAQMDIELPNVIKVDANGLPVGSDGIHLTTQAQVQLGNMMAQAFLNAKFQSVTFNSNKTYHMK
- the LOC132033414 gene encoding uncharacterized protein LOC132033414; translated protein: MTWKSHGDNFNIAPRFPEQLYYCSDALPTKPNKFCPLLMYKKKQENCEKMEGGLPMLNCLLQHTLRSLCTCSEWVYAVFWRIVPRNYPPPKWDHGGSLLDRAKGNKRNWILVWEDGFCDFYECERSKREYGRIKFGPDIFFKMSHEVYSFGEGLVGKVAADNSHRWVFKDASNEKDSSFICSWNLSIEPQPRAWGVQFNSGIQTIAIISLREGIIQLGSFNKVLEDLNLVVSIQRKFSYLQSIPGIYAIQRPFPPIQHPYSYKANNVNLVNETDYGMDDKHQLIGSKRLLGDRLIHEFPVKSINLGDNSPQSMASLPLWSMSATAPSCYANAVHDMNTFRDRVMRNTTSKNVKANGLNHLKFGTANEDGK